GGCTATATTTTTCAATATATCTTAGCAATAAATTATGTGAACGGGGTAATTTTAAGCTATAGTATAGTACTTATATATACTACAATTGGCGGTTTTCAATCTATTGTTTCCACTAATTTTTTACAATTTTTGGCGATGATAATCGCTATACCGACCATAACTTTTATCAGTTTAAATAAAATTGGTTTTGTAAATTTTATTAATAACTTCCAAAATGCAAATTTTGATCAAAGCAACTTACTGTCTTATACGATTACAGCAGCTTTAAACTTTAGCGTCATGAATCTATACCCTACATTTATCCAAAGAGCTTTAATTAACAAAAATTCAATACAAACTACTAAAGCAATATATGCAAAATCCGCTATATATTTATTCTTTTTAATTTGCATCACTTTAAACGGTTTAATTGCTTATAAGCTTTACCCAACCCAACAGTCAAATTTAGTATTACCTTATTTAATCAACCAAATCATCCCGCCTTTAATTCAAGGGATAGTCATGAGCGGCCTCTTAGCTGTTGTTATGTCTACTGCCGATTCTGATTTAAATGTTACTTCTATAGCTCTTGTTAAAGACATAATTAACCCTATACTTAAAGTAAAAAATCAGCATAAATTATTATTAATCGCCCGAATTATCAATATCCTAATAGGAAGTCTTGCAATAATTGTAGCCTTAAAATTTAATAATGTAATTGACTTAGTAGTGTTCTTCACCGGTTTTTGGGGGCCTGTAATATTAGTACCGTTAATAACAACACTTTTTGGTATCAGAGTATCTGAAAAAATAATGTTCTTATCATCACTTAGTGGAGCAGCCACTTTCTTAATATGGGAATATTATTCTCTATATCTAAAATATTTTAACCTCAAAGGAGTATTTGTAGGAACAATGACTAGCCTGATAATATTTATTTTAGGGCAGTATTATTCTAACTTCATTGTGAGAAAAGATTAATAATTAAATTATGAGGATCTTATGTTTAGACACAATAGTATCATTAAAAACGAAGAAGAAAATAAGTGCATAGCTATTCCCATTAAAAGAGAGAATGGTTTTATAAGATTTAGATACCATACAATTTATCAATGTTAAAACTGGATATTTACCTTGGACAACCCCTTATGCCCTAGACAGATCTTTGCATAAAACCTCTTCTCCAACAACAGAGAAAATATCGGTCATAATACATTACCGGAAATAAAAGAAAATGCTTCTTCTTAATTGGAATTACAGTAAAAAAACTATTGCGTGATAGCCCATTTCTGTAAAAGTGGGAATCCAATAACCACAATGCATAAGTACTATATAGTTTCTAAAACTAAAAAGTTTAAATTGCTTTACTTTTTTGAATTCGCACTTTTAAAGAAATGACCTTAAACGTTTTTCAAAACCATACAACTAATAAACATTTCTAATATCATGAGTTATAAATATTTATTTTATAACTTATATTAAAGCTACAACTTTTTTAGGGATAAAATTATGGCTCTTTACACAAGGTTGCAAAACATGATCTAAATGTTTACTATTATTGACGAGACAAATGAAACTCCTGAACCTATTTATAAGTGGAAGCGTAATAATTAATTATATTAAAAAAGGACTCAGAAGGATTACAAGACACTTGGATTATTTATTCTGTACCTAGTTATCAATAATAAAGCTATTAAAGAACCATGAGCAAAATGTATTAGTCATGAAGAATTTTAAATCATGAAATTCTGTGATATATAATAAAAAAGCATTAGCTGACAAAGTTAAATTAACTGCAGCTAAATTAATATAAAGTACAATAATTATGTAATGATTTAGTTAACCAGCATTCTATAAGCATTAATTTACAAGATCAATTAGTTATAAAATATTAGAGGATAAAAAATAATTAGCATGTGGGGATATGATGAGTAAGTCTTTGATTATATCTGAAGTAATTGAGATTTAATATGGCATTTGAAAAATATACAAATATAAAATGGAGTATGAAATGAATCTAAATTAAAAAATAATAAAACTAAAATTAGGGTTACTAGAATTGGCCAAGAGCCTTGGTAGTATATAATCAGCATGCAAAGCATGGGATATATTTTAGAGATAGCTATTATAGATTTAAAGAACCATATGAAACAGGTGAAGAAGACACATCATATGAGATTAATTGCAAGAAACCAATAATAGCTAATAGAGTAGATCTTGCTATAGAGAAAGCAGTGTATGGTCTAACAATAGATTGTTCAACTTATAGTTAATTAAGGGTATCAAATGAGTTAAAGAAGAAGGGAATATTAGTATTACCAGGAGGAGTAAGATCAATATGGCTTAGAAATGTAACAATTTAAG
The sequence above is a segment of the Rickettsia sp. Oklahoma-10 genome. Coding sequences within it:
- a CDS encoding sodium:solute symporter family protein, which produces MLKIPINNIIVFIYLISILLIGIYYRAKHSSFKNYANVESTVQNNKLLLIATIFASSVGGATTFGIMEKVFLGHEYYAYALILTIPIDILIAIYVVPLIAKHYGAESIGDILSTYYGNIGRFIGGVSSVIVSVGFLAAQISVSGYIFQYILAINYVNGVILSYSIVLIYTTIGGFQSIVSTNFLQFLAMIIAIPTITFISLNKIGFVNFINNFQNANFDQSNLLSYTITAALNFSVMNLYPTFIQRALINKNSIQTTKAIYAKSAIYLFFLICITLNGLIAYKLYPTQQSNLVLPYLINQIIPPLIQGIVMSGLLAVVMSTADSDLNVTSIALVKDIINPILKVKNQHKLLLIARIINILIGSLAIIVALKFNNVIDLVVFFTGFWGPVILVPLITTLFGIRVSEKIMFLSSLSGAATFLIWEYYSLYLKYFNLKGVFVGTMTSLIIFILGQYYSNFIVRKD